From the Columba livia isolate bColLiv1 breed racing homer unplaced genomic scaffold, bColLiv1.pat.W.v2 Scaffold_141, whole genome shotgun sequence genome, one window contains:
- the LOC135577817 gene encoding olfactory receptor 14J1-like yields the protein LHYGTLLGSRACVHMAAAAWATGFLNALLYTANTFSLPLCKGNALGQFFCEIPQILKLSCSHSYFREAGLLVVSILVVFGCFVFIVVSYVQIFRAVLRIPSEQGRHKAFSTCLPHLAVVSLFVSTGVFADLKPPSMSSPSLDLVVSVLYSVVPPAVNPLIYSMRNSKLKESIRKLMTVRFSKAVIK from the coding sequence ctgcactacgggaccctcctgggcagcagagcttgtgtccacatggcagcagctgcctgggccactgggtttctcaatgctctgctctacacggccaatacattttcactgcccctgtgcaagggcaatgccctgggccagttcttctgtgaaatcccccaaatcctcaagctctcctgctcacactcctacttCAGGGAAGCtgggcttcttgtggttagTATATTAGTAgtatttggctgttttgtgttcattgtggtgtcctatgtgcagatattcagggccgtgctgaggatcccctctgagcagggacggcacaaagccttttccacctgcctccctcacctggctgtggtctccctgtttgtcagcactggtgtgTTTGCtgacctgaagcccccctctatgtcctccccatccctggacctggtggtgtctgttctgtactcagtggtgcctccagcagtgaaccccctcatctacagcatgaggaacagcaAACTCAAGGAGTCTATAAGGAAACTGATGACTGTTcgcttttcaaaagcagtaataaagtga